One segment of Niabella beijingensis DNA contains the following:
- a CDS encoding glycosyltransferase, giving the protein MNKIPRSILIANHHLEHLGGSETYTYALAEELTKQQFDVDYFTFHKGTVSDKLETDLGVRFRQKKKYDLILANHYTCVNQLRSSGFIIQTCHGIYPELEQPSPHANGYVAISQEVQDHLAQRDLESKVILNGINMDRYKSTNPLHSEVRTVLSMCQSDEANQIIEASCKAAGVRLITLNKFKNPEWNVEKAINRADLVVAIGRSAYEAMACGRPVIIFDHRSYFQSCGDGYVRDRLERSLLKNCSGRYSNKTFSVAEVTKEIKKFRPEDGTFFRNFALKKLNIAHTAQEYLDYFQHLRYQRSGIPQLSAAIKRFFSRRSLKKQPYIK; this is encoded by the coding sequence ATGAATAAAATCCCGCGTTCGATCCTTATTGCGAATCACCATCTGGAACATCTGGGCGGATCAGAAACCTACACCTACGCACTGGCGGAGGAATTAACAAAGCAGCAGTTTGATGTGGATTATTTTACCTTCCACAAAGGAACCGTATCGGATAAACTGGAGACAGATCTGGGCGTCCGGTTCCGGCAGAAAAAAAAGTACGATCTTATACTGGCCAATCATTATACCTGTGTGAATCAACTGCGCTCTTCCGGTTTTATTATTCAAACATGTCATGGCATTTACCCCGAACTGGAGCAACCCTCTCCCCATGCCAACGGATATGTAGCTATTTCGCAGGAAGTACAGGATCATTTAGCACAACGGGACCTGGAAAGTAAAGTCATTCTCAACGGGATCAATATGGACCGGTACAAAAGCACCAACCCGTTGCATAGCGAGGTCCGGACGGTTTTAAGTATGTGTCAGTCCGATGAGGCCAATCAGATCATTGAAGCCTCCTGCAAAGCAGCAGGCGTGCGCCTCATCACCCTGAACAAATTTAAAAACCCGGAATGGAATGTGGAAAAAGCCATTAACAGGGCCGATCTCGTGGTAGCTATCGGCAGGTCTGCCTATGAAGCGATGGCCTGCGGACGGCCGGTGATCATTTTTGACCACCGTTCCTATTTCCAGTCCTGCGGCGACGGCTATGTGAGGGACCGGCTCGAACGGAGCCTGCTGAAAAATTGTTCCGGAAGGTATTCCAATAAAACGTTCTCTGTTGCTGAAGTGACCAAGGAAATCAAGAAATTCCGGCCGGAGGACGGCACTTTTTTCCGGAATTTCGCTTTAAAAAAACTAAACATTGCCCATACAGCACAGGAGTACCTGGATTATTTTCAACACCTGCGCTACCAACGTTCCGGTATTCCGCAGCTTTCTGCAGCGATCAAACGCTTTTTTTCCAGACGCTCTTTAAAAAAACAACCGTATATAAAATAA